AATTTCACAGGGTTGGAATTATGATCTTTGCGTACGGTAACGTCTAAATTATATTTTTTTTCCGGTAGTAATTTTAACGCTTGTGCTGTAGGTACAGCCAATGCTAATTTAACGATAAGTTTATCGCCTGATTTTAAAACATCATTAAATTCGATCTTAGCTCGTTTATCAACAATCTGAACAAAAACCGTACCCGAAACTTTTTTTTCGAATAACGCCTGATTTGTAGTCATCCACAGGGGAACGGCATTGTGCTCGATTGAAACAATTCGAATTTCTTCGTTCAGCACATTTCCAATCTCAATGATTTTACCAACTCCATTTTGAATTGAAATAGTCAATTTCGATTCCGCACTCTCTCCTTCGGTCCATTCGATTTGATCTATAACATAACTTCCACTTTGTGAATACACACTAAGCGGAATAATCCAACTAAAAACAAAAATCAGAAGTGAAAAATGGAAAAATGACTTCATTCTTCTCTCGTTTCGAAAAAAGCAATTAGAAAAATATGAAACACTCTACACTGACTTGATCTGTTGAAATGCAGTACAAATCACACGAAAAAGTGTCGAACCGATATATCAAGAAAAAAATAGTAAAAACGCATCGTCTTTGCAAACAAATTCAATAAAATGATAATGATAGACAAAAATAAAGCCGTTGCGATATATCACAGCGGCTTATAAAAAAGCAATAAAAAACAAGTTCAATTTTTTTTATTTTAAATAATAACGTTCCAATTTTTCTTTCAGGTATTCAAAGGCCTCTTCAGGCTTGTCGGCATACGCAAAAAGCTTCAAGTCCTCCGGACTAATCATGTGATGCTTGGCCATCGCTTCAAAATCAACAATCTCATCCCAATACGTTTTACCGTAAATAAGTATCGCTAACGGTTTTTCTATCTTTTTGGTTTGGACTAAAGTCAGTAATTCGAACAATTCGTCTAGCGTACCATAACCGCCCGGAAAAACGACAAGTGCTTTAGCAAGGTAGGCAAACCAAAACTTTCTCATAAAAAAATAATGAAATTCAAAATTTAATTCGGGCGAAATATAGGGATTGGGAATTTGCTCAAAAGGTAAACTGATATTAAGTCCGATGGTTGGGCCACCGGCCTTTTTTGCTCCTCGATTCGCTGCTTCCATTATACCAGGGCCGCCGCCACTGCATACGATAAAACGTTTACCACCGTCCAGTTTGGATGACCATCGTGTCATCATTTCAGCAAGCTTCATAGCGTCGCGGTAATACACGGACATATCTAAATCCGATTGGGCCCATTGAAGTTTACGACGAAGAGATGCCGACGGTGTTGATTGATTTTTCGCTTCTTTTTGTAGGGCTTGTAATTTGATTTTGGCATCTTTTGGATCTAGGATACGAGCCGAACCGTAAAATACGATCGTATCACGGATCCCATACCTCTTGAAGCGCGCATACGGTTCATGCATTTCACTAATAACACGCAAAGTTCGTCCGTCAGGGCTATGCAAAAAAGCACCGTTATCGTATGCTTTGAGCGGAATTCCAGTTTCATCCAAATGCGGCAAACGAGATTTGGGCATATTTTTTCCTAATTTTATGTAGCGGTAGTCTGGTCAGATATTGGCTACTTCCGCTTCCAGAAGTTGGCGTTCATACATCACGGCATAGGTACCTTTTTGTTCGACTAATTCTTCGTGCGTACCTGTTTCAATAATTGCACCGTCTTTCAATACAATGATACTGTCCGCATGCTTTACCGTTTGAATGCGATGACTGACAAGTAATGTTGTACGATCTTCCATTAAGACTTTCAGGCGCTTCAGTATTTCGTCCTCCGTGTGGGTATCCACGCTCGAAAGAGCATCATCCAGTATGAGTATTTTAGGCTGGCGAATCACGGCGCGCGCGATGGCCAAGCGCTGTTTTTGTCCTCCCGATAAAGTGATACCGCGTTCTCCTATAATCGTTTCATACTTTTCCGGAAAATCCTCAATATTGCCTCGTAACTGAGCCGTATCAACGGCCCAAATGACTTGATCCGTCGGCGGATTATCAACGCCAAAAACTATGTTTTGATAAATTGTATCGGAAAACAGAAAATTATCTTGTGTAACCATGCCGATATGTTGACGCAAAACAGATACCGGAATCGTATTGATATCACGATCGTCAATGAATAGCATTCCGTCCGGAATAGCATACAAACGCGGAATCAGATTGACCAACGTGCTCTTCCCGGAACCTGTCGCGCCGACGATGCCCAAGGTCATTCCGGGTTGGATGCAAATTGAAATATTTTTCAAAACAGGTATATCGCGATATGAAAAATTAAGATTACGAAATTCTATCTTACCCGCAATGTCAGAGTGCCCGTTATTTTGACTGTTTTTATCACTGATTGCGGGCTGTTCATCAAATATGGCATTCATTCGTTTCATGGAAGCCGACCCGCGTTGAAAAATATTAATCACCCATCCGACGGCTACCATCGGCCAGATCAGCATCGCCAGATAAAAATTGAAAGCCGTAAACTCTCCAATGGTCATTACACCGTCTATCACTAAACTTCCGCCGTACCACAGCAAAACAGCAACACTCAGCCCGATGGTCAAAATCACGCTGGACATCATGATCCCGCGAATTCGAACCATGGACATATTGAGCTGAATATACTCATGACTGAGATTTTCAAACTTCTTAATCTCCGTGGCTTCTTGGACAAATGATTTTACTACACGGATACCTGAAAAATTTTCCTGCGCCGCCGAGCTGATATCGGAAAGTTTTTCCTGAACTTTTTGCGAGCGCGTCATGATCACTCCGGATAATCGACCAACCGCAAACGAAAGTAAGAATAAGGGCAGGAAAGCCAGTAACGTAAGCATCGGACTGATATGTATCATCATCGGTACGACGTAAATAAACGCTACAATCGTATTGGCGGTGTACATAATGCCGGGTCCAAGCACTTCGCGTACATTGGCGAGATCGTTGGTCAGGCGGCTCATCAGGTCACCCGTTTTGGCATACTGAAAAAACTGAACGTGTAATTTTTGCAAATGCGAAAAAAAATCACTACGCAGGTCATACTCGATCTTTCGTGACATGACGATGAGCGTTTGTCGCATCAGATAAAGAAAAATGCCGTGTAACAATTCGACAAAAAGGTACGCCGCAATGTATGCCACAACGATGGCCACACCAAGTTGTAACTCGACGGAATGGATGATTTGATTGTATAAAGGAAATGTTGAAGGATCCGTGCCGGGCGCCAATGTGTCAATAGCTTCACGCACCAACTGAGGGCCCGTTGACTGAAATAAATTTTTTAAAATAACCAGCACAAATCCGCTAATCCAATAAACGCGGTATTTCCAAAGGTACGGCTTCAGGCGCTTAAACATAGAATCTTATTCTTTGGTATAAAGATTGTTTTTTTTGATATACGATAATACTGCATTCGGTACGATATAGCGAACCGATTGATTTCGTAAAAGTCGTTCACGCACCCATGAAGAAGCAATCTCAATCACAGGTTTATCAATACATATCGCTTCTTTTGTGAATCGCAATTCGCCTTTATCGAAGTCAAAACCCATACGCGGATATACGACGATTTTAGCAAGTTCAGTCAACCTCTCCGGTGTTTTCCAATTAGGTAGATCAAGTAACGAATCCGATCCGATCATCAGAAAATATTCGTTTTTAGGATTCTCTTTTCGTAAAAACTCCAACGTATGAACCGTATACGAGAGACCGGATAGTTTTTCTTCAATGTCAGAGCATTGGAAATACTCATTTTGTTCAATGGCTAAATCCACCATCGTTTTGCGATGATGAAATGAGATTACGTTTTCAGAAGCTTTATGCGGTGGCCGGGCTGAGGGAATAAATACCACTTTGGACAAACCGAGATGATCGCGAATAATCTCAGCGATGATCAGATGACCTGCGTGGATGGGGTTAAATGTTCCCCCAAATAAACCGATCTTTTCCAAATGGTGTATTTAATTTGCCGATTTGACAGAAGTGGACTCTTCAGGCTTCACTAATTTAGCCTCTTTGGCCGCTTTGGCTTGGGCCTTGAGTTCATCCTTCTTTATATCTTCCAGTGTTTCGAGGGCATCCGTTACCCACTCTTTTTCTAACGGGTATTCATCAATGAATTTTTTTAATAATATCTGAGCTTTTTGAAATTCCTCGATTTTATAGTTGCAGTATCCTTTCCAATACTTGGCTTGCATAGCATACGGCGAGTCATAATAATCGGTAATAACCTGATCATAGTAAACGATGGCGGCTTCAAACTCACTGATTTTACGGTAAATCTGTGCGCTTTCAAAATGTTTACGCGCCAATTTGTCTTTTACCGATTTATAATGTTTATCCATCTCAGTACGCAGTTCGCTGCGCGGGAACAAATCAATAAAATTCTGAATAGCATTTTGCGCCTGATAGGTAAACTTCTGATCCAAGGCAAATCCCGGCGAGAGTTCGATATAGCACAACGCTAACTGATACATACTTTTTTCAATAAATTCGCTTTTGGGATAACTTGATACCATACGTTCAAATTCTGACGATGCCGAAACCCAATCTTTTTGACGATAATAGCTTTCAGCCAAATAAAACTGCGCATCGTCGGCGATGTCCGAACCGCTGTATTTATAGGTTATCAACGAAAACTGTTCCTGTGCCGAAGTCCAATTTTTTTTATTAAAAAACTTCATCGCGTATTCAAAATGTTCCCGCGATGTCATGTACTGTGTAACATCTTTTTTGCTGCATCCGGTAGACAGTAAAAACGAACAAGCCATCGCTAAAACAAATATCTTTCTCAACATGAGATATCCTTTACAAAATGATATATATCGTTATGAATAAAATTTCAAAAAATCAAATATCATATAACGCATAGTCACCGTTGCGCGAAACAACGATCATAGTTTCTTCTTTCATTGGCGTCCATCCGTCATTGTTGTCTAAGGCCTCCGAAGTGACCAGTGTGCCGCCTTGATATGAAGTATAATAACCCAAACTATGCATTACTTTAGTAGCGATCAGGTAGTCCCGCGTAAGCATCATAAAATTTAATTGCGGTTTTCGCGATGCGTCCGCACGGCGACTGATTTCTCTAAGATCGGCTATGGTATGCTGCAATGCCGTACGTACGAAATGGATGTCCAGCGTTTGCGCTGGATTATATTTACGAAGATACGTCAGAAAAAGATGCATGGCATATTCGGAATCCGTATTTCCCGTAATATGTCCGCTAAGCGCGGGATCAATTTTGGCTAATGCCGAATCCATAACGTTTTCAATTCCGTAAACCGATCCGTTGTGAGCAAAAATAATGTCCTGATGATATATCCAGGGATGTGTATTGACCTTGGATGCACCGCCTACCGATGCCCGGCGTATATGCAACATGACACGTTTGAACGGCCGATGGGCTGTTTCCAAAAAAAGTTTATCGTTACGGGGCGCCGAAGCTTCCTTTATAACGTGGAATTGTCCATTTTCTTCGAAACCAAATCCCCATCCGTCGTCGTTGGGTTTACAACTGTCACGATCGCATACGCTTTGCCGGAGAATTCCGTTAGGCGCATCAAGAATTACGTTTTGTAATGATACCGGATTCGGCCCGGCATACCCCATGAGTCTGCACATCAGTGTTTTATCAATTCAAAACAATGTTTAAGATAGACTTTAAATTTTTCAGAGTTAGCCAAACGATCATATTCAATTTTCAAAATCGTTGCCGGTTTTTTATTTTGATCAAGTTGATACTGCATTCGTTTAAAGGAATCTAAATATTTTCCTTGCAAAGTTTCAATAAACGGGCGGAACCTATCAGCGTTTTTGGAATCACCCGATAACTGTTGTACGACCCCCTCAATGACCGTCCGATAACTGTTGTACGACCCCCTCAATGACCGTAACCGTTTTACCGATATGACTATTGAGATCACTTTTGATTGTTTCCAAAGCGCTTTTATAAATAATCCAATCTTTGTGCGTGGATGTCTCGGCATAACCCATCGCCTGTGAAACATAATTTTGAAACCGCTCATCATTCATCAACGTCATAAACTCGGCTTTGACTTGAGGCGCTGATTTTTTTCCGGCTTCGATGGAATCTTTATTATCATTCACCGCAAAATAATCATCATCACGGAGCTTGCCTATCACTTCTTCATGCTCTGCATTTTTATCATCATCTAGCGCATCAAGCAGCTTACCAAGAAAACGATGGTATTCGTCGATCAAAGGCACGACTTCTTGTTTAGCGCGAATTTGTGTATTTTCAAAATGACGCCAACCGATCGCATCCTGCAAAAGCGCTAAAATCAGATTGACCGCACGTTGGGTATGACGAGGATATTCAGGACGATCCAAACGACGCGTCATGAGGTACGTGCCATAATTTTTTATATCCAAAAGCGTCTCTTCAAACGTCCCTTCTTCTTCCGCTTTAGCTAAAACGGACTCCGGAATAATATTTTTCTTCACTGCATCGGATTCGATTGCACGAATGGATTCCTCTTTGAATACGGCCTTTACCTTGGCCTCAACGTATTTGACATTAAACGCATCACCGTCATCCGAACCCTTAGTGATCGTGCCGACACGAACATAATCTGCAACAGCTAATCCCAGTTCCGCATCGTTGATTTGATCTAGTATTCTATGGACACCGGGTTTATCAAGCGTGAGACGTTCTTTATCAATAAAATCGGCAACTTGGTTGATTGCATTAAACGCGCGTTCGGCACTGTTAAAAAAACCAAGCCGTTTACGTATTTCATGAAAATGACTGATGCGTTGATTGAGTTCGTCTTCATCCACGGTCATATCCGGCGGCATTTTAGTCAGATCTAAACCAATGTAATCGGTAGATAATTTCAGATAGCTAGGATCAATATCAAATTTGGACATAAGCCGCGCTGAAAGGTATCGAGCGGCCAAGGCTGCTTTTTTGATATCAGAATCTTCTTCTTTCATCACGCCTTTATCAATATGCGGCAATTCGTATTTAAAATATTCGACGACGCGACGATAATCATCTTTTTTGGCGTCCAGTTCTCCGATGAGTTCGACGAATTCGTATACTTCTTTGATTTGGAAACCTTTAATCTTAAAAATCATTGATGTGAGGTACTGCGTTTCCGCGGCGATCTCGACCAATTTGGCCGGATCGTGTAATGATTCATCGGGGTTATCAAGACGCCGCGCAAAGGAAATAGCCGCTATCGTCTGATCGGCGATATTATCTGCGGCCAGAACGCGGCGAATTTCTTCTTTGATTTCATCGTCAAGTGTCGGAAAATTATCCTGAGCTAGTTTCTCTTCGTATTGCTCCAAAGCAACATTAATTTCGAGCGAATTGATAAGTTGTAACCATTCTAATTTTTCAGTTTTTGAACCGAGTTCAATATTCAAGTCACCGGATAATGTCGTTTCGATAATGTGGTCCAGTATACGAAATTGACGTTTGATATTATTCGATTGCCCCAAACGATTGATGATAATGCCTTCCAGCGTATCGTTAGGATAATTGTATTCCGCTAAACGCATCTGCAATTTGGATAAAAGATAATTATTGATCATATCCTTCATCGTTATGGACTCGCTTTTACGCATGGTTTCTTCGCGCTTCATGGCTTCAGCAACCAGATTGACCACAAAAACACACTTCATCGTCGCGTCGTTATTGAGGTCGACATTATCAATTATATGAATCAAATGCGTTAGCGTCTCCGTATCGCGAATTTTCTTCTCAAAAAGTTCTTTGAGTTCTTTTCCCTTTCCACTTTTATCGCCTTTAGTTCGTTCGGAGGCTGCCTTTTCCAAAACGATATTGAGTACGGCATTTTCGATGGAATCGTTGATAAATTCTTCCATCTTACCGTCAAAAATCGGAGTGCCGAAATTTGAGGACTTGTTGACTAAAAGCGTCAACAACAAATTGATCATGTGTGAAGGTACTTTATGCTCGGCAAGAACCAGCTCCATCTTCGTTAAAGCCGCGACATCTTCAAGCTTGCTGACCAATAAAGTTTTATTAGATGACCGCTTTTTTTCAATTTCCTCTTGTATTCGCTCGGTCACCGCATTGATTTCTGTTTCCGAAAAGCGTTCAAGACGCGAACGAAATTGCGTGACATGTTCAGGAACCAGTTTGCCCGGAAAATCCGGAGCTTGAACAAGTTCCATCAACTGGTTCAGTGCAATTTGTTGTTGTTGCTGGTCTTGCGTTGCCATAGGTTATTCCATGGTATCGGTGATTTTAATCATTTAAAAAGTTAACACAATCCCGAATACATAGCAAGCAAATTAGCTATAAGCCTGACATTGCGGATGATCTCTGCATCCGATGAGCAGACTCTAAAATTTCAAATTAATTCCTTGTGTTTAGATTAAATCATCATATATTTGACCAATCAGTCAATTTTTATATTTAATAATATGTCAGTAATATTCAGTGAAAAAGAGCTCGAAAAACGTAAGGCCCTAATTAAGGTAACATATAAGTTAATTGCTGAGCATGGATTTACAAGTATTACTCTTCAAGATGTGGCCGATCGTGCAGATGTGAGTAAAGGCATAATTTTGTACTATTTTGAAAATAAAGAAGCTTTATTTGAAGCCGTACTTGAATGGTTGGTCAAAAGAATCGAATTACACATACGCGCCGAAGTTTCGCGTGCCGAAGATCCTATTTCCAAAATTAAAGCATTTAACGATGCTACTTTTTTAGGAATTAAAGAAAATCGAGAATTTTACTTAGTATATCTGGATTTTCTAGCACAAAGCAGCCATACCGAACGTCTTCGCAATGTCAACCTTGCCTTCTATAATCAATGCTCACAAGTACAATCTCAAATTTTACGCGATGGCATTGAAAAAGGAATCTTTCGCGAAGTAAGCATCAGTGAATATTGTATTATTTCACGTGCTTTGATCG
This region of bacterium genomic DNA includes:
- a CDS encoding TIGR00730 family Rossman fold protein, with amino-acid sequence MHEPYARFKRYGIRDTIVFYGSARILDPKDAKIKLQALQKEAKNQSTPSASLRRKLQWAQSDLDMSVYYRDAMKLAEMMTRWSSKLDGGKRFIVCSGGGPGIMEAANRGAKKAGGPTIGLNISLPFEQIPNPYISPELNFEFHYFFMRKFWFAYLAKALVVFPGGYGTLDELFELLTLVQTKKIEKPLAILIYGKTYWDEIVDFEAMAKHHMISPEDLKLFAYADKPEEAFEYLKEKLERYYLK
- a CDS encoding ABC transporter ATP-binding protein, giving the protein MFKRLKPYLWKYRVYWISGFVLVILKNLFQSTGPQLVREAIDTLAPGTDPSTFPLYNQIIHSVELQLGVAIVVAYIAAYLFVELLHGIFLYLMRQTLIVMSRKIEYDLRSDFFSHLQKLHVQFFQYAKTGDLMSRLTNDLANVREVLGPGIMYTANTIVAFIYVVPMMIHISPMLTLLAFLPLFLLSFAVGRLSGVIMTRSQKVQEKLSDISSAAQENFSGIRVVKSFVQEATEIKKFENLSHEYIQLNMSMVRIRGIMMSSVILTIGLSVAVLLWYGGSLVIDGVMTIGEFTAFNFYLAMLIWPMVAVGWVINIFQRGSASMKRMNAIFDEQPAISDKNSQNNGHSDIAGKIEFRNLNFSYRDIPVLKNISICIQPGMTLGIVGATGSGKSTLVNLIPRLYAIPDGMLFIDDRDINTIPVSVLRQHIGMVTQDNFLFSDTIYQNIVFGVDNPPTDQVIWAVDTAQLRGNIEDFPEKYETIIGERGITLSGGQKQRLAIARAVIRQPKILILDDALSSVDTHTEDEILKRLKVLMEDRTTLLVSHRIQTVKHADSIIVLKDGAIIETGTHEELVEQKGTYAVMYERQLLEAEVANI
- the nadD gene encoding nicotinate (nicotinamide) nucleotide adenylyltransferase; its protein translation is MEKIGLFGGTFNPIHAGHLIIAEIIRDHLGLSKVVFIPSARPPHKASENVISFHHRKTMVDLAIEQNEYFQCSDIEEKLSGLSYTVHTLEFLRKENPKNEYFLMIGSDSLLDLPNWKTPERLTELAKIVVYPRMGFDFDKGELRFTKEAICIDKPVIEIASSWVRERLLRNQSVRYIVPNAVLSYIKKNNLYTKE
- the bamD gene encoding outer membrane protein assembly factor BamD; the encoded protein is MLRKIFVLAMACSFLLSTGCSKKDVTQYMTSREHFEYAMKFFNKKNWTSAQEQFSLITYKYSGSDIADDAQFYLAESYYRQKDWVSASSEFERMVSSYPKSEFIEKSMYQLALCYIELSPGFALDQKFTYQAQNAIQNFIDLFPRSELRTEMDKHYKSVKDKLARKHFESAQIYRKISEFEAAIVYYDQVITDYYDSPYAMQAKYWKGYCNYKIEEFQKAQILLKKFIDEYPLEKEWVTDALETLEDIKKDELKAQAKAAKEAKLVKPEESTSVKSAN
- a CDS encoding class II glutamine amidotransferase, with translation MCRLMGYAGPNPVSLQNVILDAPNGILRQSVCDRDSCKPNDDGWGFGFEENGQFHVIKEASAPRNDKLFLETAHRPFKRVMLHIRRASVGGASKVNTHPWIYHQDIIFAHNGSVYGIENVMDSALAKIDPALSGHITGNTDSEYAMHLFLTYLRKYNPAQTLDIHFVRTALQHTIADLREISRRADASRKPQLNFMMLTRDYLIATKVMHSLGYYTSYQGGTLVTSEALDNNDGWTPMKEETMIVVSRNGDYALYDI
- a CDS encoding TetR family transcriptional regulator — protein: MSVIFSEKELEKRKALIKVTYKLIAEHGFTSITLQDVADRADVSKGIILYYFENKEALFEAVLEWLVKRIELHIRAEVSRAEDPISKIKAFNDATFLGIKENREFYLVYLDFLAQSSHTERLRNVNLAFYNQCSQVQSQILRDGIEKGIFREVSISEYCIISRALIDGLCIRWLFDTPERFTFYKQTALQITLDYLKK